The sequence TGCTTGCCGTTGGTGGCCTTGGAGACGCGCGCGCCGACGTTCTTGAAGACCTTTTCGAAATCGATGCCGGGTTGGCCGATTTCCTCGAGGAGAGCGGCGGTGTAGGGGCTGTTCGCACCACCCCCATCCTCGGCGGTGGTGTCCGGGCTGGTGGCGAAGGCGATGAACATGCCGCGGGGGATGTCCTTCGGCACCGTGAGGCCGCCGGAGCCGATCGAACGGGTGGTGGAGCCGGCGGGAGATGCGGTGCCACCGGTCGCCTGGGTGTCGGTGTTGCTGGTTTTGGCCCGCAACGCGTTGAGGCGGGTGGCTTTCGCGTCGTCGTCCTTGGCGGCCGCGGCCTTGCCCTTCGAGAAGGGATCGTCCCGGCAGCAATCGAGCACCAGCATGTTGAGGGAGCTGCCGGTGCCTTCGAGGGTCTTCATGACGGTGTCCATGGGCAGGGTTTCCTCCGGGACCTTGTATTCGGAGGAAAGATCGGCATCGACCGGCACGAGGTAGTTGCGGCCGTTGATCTGCAAACCGTGGCCTGCGTAGTAGATGAGGCAGACGCCGTCCTTCGGCACCTTGGCGGCGAATTCCTCGAGGGTGGCCTTGAGGGTTTTCTGGTTCGCGTCGAGTCGCTCGGTGACCTGGAAACCGAGGGTGCGGAGCTTGGTGGCCATGGCGGCGGCGTCGCTCCGGGGATTGATCAGGATGCGGGTGTGTTGGTAGGCGCTGTTGCCGATGACGAGGGCCTGGCGGGATTCCGCGCGGGCATGGTCCGCCATTCCCACAAGAAGGATCGTGGCGGCCACGGTGCCGAAGACAGGGAAACGGAAGCGTGTTGTCATGGCAGGGGGAGAGGTGATGGAAAGGGAAGATAGGGAAGCCGGGACGGATCATCAAGATCGTCCGTCGGGATCAGGGGACGGCGAGGGTGATCGTGCCGGGCTGGCGGTTGCGGCGGATCCGGAAGGTGGCCTTGGCACCGGGGGTGCGCACGAGATCGAACATTGTCGCGAAGCTGGGCGGCGAGCCACTGCCGTTGAGCTCGAGGATGCGGTCGCCGTCCTGGAGTCCGGCGTGTTCACCCGCGCCGCCGGGGAGGAGTTTCACGCAGAGCGCCGTGGTGCGGTCCGGATCGGGAAGGAAGGCGGCCTGGAGGCGGTTCGGCGGTAGCGGCTGGTAGGCCGGGGCTCGCTCGGAGGGCTGGAAGTAAACGCGCTTGCCGGGGCCATCGACGACCATGGTGGTGGTGGTGAAGGTTTCCAGTCCGAGGAGGATGGAGGCGCCATCGTGGCCGGGATCGAAGAAGGCCTCGCCGACATTGGTGTGGCGGAACTGGAGCGGAGGGAGATCGAAGGCGATGTCGTGGGCGACGGGGTTCGCGAAGGCACCGCCGGGGCTGGCCGGGCTGAGGCCTTCGGAAAGGGTCAGCGGGGTGTCCGGATGGGCCTTCCGCCAGGCGGCCCAGCGGTCATTGGTGAGGCAGACGCCACGGCGCGCGCCACTGTCCAGGAAGACCTCGCCAAGCTGGGGATGGCGGATGGCGAGGCTGTCGCGCTCGGCGATGATCGGAAACGAGGCCCAGCCGCGGACGTCGGGGAGGGTGGTGGGGAATTCGTGGCGGCCGGTGGGGAGGTCGAGCTTCCACAGGCTGCCCTTCAGCAGCGGCCAGCCGAGGATGCCCTTTGCACCGGGGATTTCCGCGGCGAGGACGGTGGCGCTTTCGGTGAGCGGCGGCTGTTTCGCGGAGAGACGGAGGTCGACCGCGGCGGTTTTGCCGGTGGCGTCGGGCAGGGTTTCCGGGAACACCACCAGCGGCACGGACGAGCCGGTGTCGACCAGCAGCGGCGTGGCCTTGCCATTGAGCTGGAGGGTGACGAGCGCCTGGGACCGGACTTCCCGGGGCTTGGCGACGATCGGAGGAGGAGCAGCCCGGGCAATCGCGACGGCCAGCAGCAGCGGCAGGAAACGGAGGGCGGGCATGCCTCGCCATCAAAGGGGGCGAGGGAGGGCTGGGCAAGCCCGCGGCCATGGGCTAGAGAGCGGCATGGATGCGAGCGGTGTGAATCTGGCGGCCCTGACGGGCGTTCTCGATGCGGAGCTGCGGATCGGCGAGATCGCGGACTACTCCGGGGCGGTCAACGGGCTGCAATTGGAGAATGGCGGCGCGGTGCCGCGGATCGTGGCGGCGGTGGACGCCTCGCTGGCGGTGGTGGAGGCCGCGGCGGCGGGCGGGCCGGGCCTGCTGCTGGTGCACCACGGGATGTTCTGGCAGGGGACGCAGCCGGTGCGTGGCGCGTTTTACCGGAAGCTGAAGGTGGCGATGGACGCCGGGCTGGCGATCTACTCGGCCCACCTGCCGCTGGACGTCCATCCGGAGTGGGGGAACAACATTCTGCTCGCCCGCGCGATCGGTTTGCAGGATCCGGTACCGTTCCTGGATTGGAAGGGGCGTCCGATGGGGCTTCGCGGCGGCTGGCAGGGGACTCGGCAGCAATTGGTGGAGGCGACCGCAGCGGCGGTGGGCGGCCCGGTGCATGTCTGCCCGGGTGGCAAAGATTCCATTTCAAGCGTGGGCCTGGTCACCGGCGGGGCGGGCAGCGAGGTGGCGGCGGCCGCGGCCAGCGGGATCGATGCCTTCCTTACCGGGGAGGGTCCGCACTGGAGCTATCCGCTGGCAGAGGAGTTGGGAATCAACGTGTTGTATGCCGGGCACTACGCCACCGAGACCTTCGGGGTGAAGGCGCTGGCGGCGGAGTTGTCACGTCGCTATGACATTCCTTGGGAATTCATCGACCGCCCGACCGGGCTCTGAAGATGGAGCGGATCGGTCCGGAGTTTTTCCAGCGGCATCCCGTGGCCTGCGCCCGGGAGTTGATCGGATGCCTGTTCCACTGGCACGGTTGTGCCGGTAGAATCGTGGAAACGGAGGCCTATGCGGCGGAGGGAGACCCGGCCTGCCATACCTTTTTTCGGCCCGGCGCGCGGCGGTTCGTGGCATCCCATGAAGCCGGGGATGCATATGTCTATCTCAACTACGGCGTCCACTGGCTGTTTAACATTCTCGTTCGGGGAGGCGGCATGGACGGCTTCGTGCTGCTCCGGGCGCTGGAGCCGGTGGCCGGGCTGGAGGCCATGCGGGAGCGCCGGCCGGATGTCCGGGATGTGGATCTTTGCGCCGGACCGGGTAAGCTGACCAAGGCCCTCGGCATCGATGGCGGACATCATGCCGCGGCATTTCTTGATGATCCGCAGTGCTTGATAATCAGGAATTCGGCGAAATCGGTAATGGAAGGACCCCGGATCGGGATCTCGACAGCCGTGGACTTGCCTTGGCGCTTCGGGCTGGCGGGGTCGGTGTCGCTCAGCC comes from Luteolibacter sp. LG18 and encodes:
- a CDS encoding caspase family protein, producing the protein MTTRFRFPVFGTVAATILLVGMADHARAESRQALVIGNSAYQHTRILINPRSDAAAMATKLRTLGFQVTERLDANQKTLKATLEEFAAKVPKDGVCLIYYAGHGLQINGRNYLVPVDADLSSEYKVPEETLPMDTVMKTLEGTGSSLNMLVLDCCRDDPFSKGKAAAAKDDDAKATRLNALRAKTSNTDTQATGGTASPAGSTTRSIGSGGLTVPKDIPRGMFIAFATSPDTTAEDGGGANSPYTAALLEEIGQPGIDFEKVFKNVGARVSKATNGKQEPWSNSKFYGTFHFAPAASNVAATTPAPPPEAPALPAIPANGFFAMDQLFDGTAYSGYNASSKKKILGKAQEKLKQHQLYGGSADGNMGLGTQKAILDFQAQSGLPRTGKLDAATQAGLQIAGVKETAAAVDDETPRSTPKPKAKAETPTAPRKPAPAPKKPKDDFFIDT
- a CDS encoding Nif3-like dinuclear metal center hexameric protein, with the protein product MDASGVNLAALTGVLDAELRIGEIADYSGAVNGLQLENGGAVPRIVAAVDASLAVVEAAAAGGPGLLLVHHGMFWQGTQPVRGAFYRKLKVAMDAGLAIYSAHLPLDVHPEWGNNILLARAIGLQDPVPFLDWKGRPMGLRGGWQGTRQQLVEATAAAVGGPVHVCPGGKDSISSVGLVTGGAGSEVAAAAASGIDAFLTGEGPHWSYPLAEELGINVLYAGHYATETFGVKALAAELSRRYDIPWEFIDRPTGL
- a CDS encoding DNA-3-methyladenine glycosylase, with amino-acid sequence MERIGPEFFQRHPVACARELIGCLFHWHGCAGRIVETEAYAAEGDPACHTFFRPGARRFVASHEAGDAYVYLNYGVHWLFNILVRGGGMDGFVLLRALEPVAGLEAMRERRPDVRDVDLCAGPGKLTKALGIDGGHHAAAFLDDPQCLIIRNSAKSVMEGPRIGISTAVDLPWRFGLAGSVSLSRKF